One genomic segment of Paraburkholderia phymatum STM815 includes these proteins:
- a CDS encoding ABC transporter permease has protein sequence MSFDFDFLFDTLRQLLGAVPTTLGLFFSSLVLGGLLSLVIVTMRVSPHWLPNRFARAYILVFRGSPLLIQMFLVYYGLGQFGVIRESFLWPVLREPYVCAVLSLALCTAGYTAEIIRGGLMAVPVGQIEAGYSIGLSGFSLLRRIIGPIALRQCLPAYSTEAVLLVKSTALASLVTVWEVTGVAQQIIQQTYRTTEVFICAALIYLFLNFVVVRLLGLLERRLSRHLRAMPVNAAPRAIAPATEARRAAH, from the coding sequence ATGTCTTTTGATTTCGACTTTCTGTTCGACACGTTGCGCCAGCTGCTCGGCGCCGTGCCGACCACGCTGGGGCTGTTTTTTTCATCGCTGGTGCTGGGCGGTCTGCTGTCGCTCGTGATCGTCACCATGCGCGTGTCGCCGCACTGGCTGCCCAATCGCTTTGCACGTGCGTACATTCTCGTGTTTCGCGGTTCACCGCTGCTGATCCAGATGTTTCTCGTTTATTACGGGCTTGGCCAGTTCGGCGTGATCCGCGAGAGCTTTTTATGGCCTGTGCTGCGCGAGCCTTATGTGTGCGCGGTGCTCTCGCTTGCATTGTGCACGGCAGGCTATACGGCGGAAATCATTCGCGGCGGTCTGATGGCCGTGCCTGTCGGACAGATCGAAGCGGGTTACTCGATCGGCCTGTCGGGCTTCTCGCTCCTGCGCCGCATCATCGGCCCGATTGCGTTGCGCCAGTGCCTGCCCGCGTATTCGACGGAGGCCGTGCTGCTCGTCAAGTCGACCGCGCTCGCGAGCCTCGTCACCGTATGGGAAGTGACGGGCGTCGCGCAGCAGATCATCCAGCAGACGTACCGCACGACAGAAGTGTTCATCTGCGCCGCGTTGATCTATCTGTTCCTGAACTTTGTCGTCGTGCGCCTGCTCGGCCTGCTCGAACGGCGTCTGTCGCGGCATCTGCGCGCGATGCCCGTGAACGCCGCGCCCCGCGCGATCGCACCCGCCACCGAAGCACGTCGTGCCGCACACTGA
- a CDS encoding ABC transporter ATP-binding protein, which produces MNATAPVALSVKNIHKSFGDHHVLKGISLDAHEGDVISILGASGSGKSTFLRCLNLLETPDDGSVALAGETLKMKRRKDGKFQPDDRKQVDRIRSQLGMVFQNFNLWSHMTVLENLIEGPMRVQKRSRAEAVEEAEALLAKVGLAEKRGHYPAHLSGGQQQRVAIARALAMHPKVMLFDEPTSALDPELVGEVLRVMRSLAEEGRTMLVVTHEMGFARHVSNRVMFLHQGQTECDGTPDEVFGELKSERFKQFVSSHHSRTTN; this is translated from the coding sequence ATGAACGCTACGGCACCCGTTGCACTGTCGGTCAAGAACATTCACAAGTCGTTCGGCGACCATCACGTCCTGAAGGGTATTTCGCTTGACGCGCATGAAGGCGACGTCATTTCGATTCTCGGCGCGAGCGGGTCGGGCAAGAGCACGTTCCTGCGCTGTCTGAACCTGCTCGAAACGCCGGATGACGGCAGCGTCGCGCTCGCGGGCGAGACATTGAAGATGAAGCGCCGCAAGGACGGCAAGTTTCAGCCGGACGATCGCAAGCAGGTCGATCGCATCCGTTCGCAACTCGGCATGGTGTTTCAGAACTTCAATCTGTGGTCGCACATGACGGTGCTCGAGAACCTGATCGAAGGGCCGATGCGCGTGCAGAAGCGCAGCCGCGCGGAAGCCGTCGAAGAGGCGGAAGCGCTGCTCGCGAAAGTCGGTCTTGCTGAAAAGCGCGGACATTATCCTGCGCATCTGTCGGGCGGTCAGCAGCAGCGCGTCGCGATTGCCCGCGCGCTGGCGATGCATCCAAAAGTGATGTTGTTCGACGAGCCGACTTCGGCGCTCGACCCCGAACTCGTCGGCGAAGTGCTGCGAGTCATGCGCTCGCTCGCCGAAGAAGGCCGCACGATGCTCGTCGTCACGCACGAAATGGGCTTTGCGCGCCACGTGTCGAATCGTGTGATGTTCCTGCATCAGGGGCAGACGGAATGCGACGGCACGCCGGACGAAGTATTCGGTGAACTCAAATCCGAGCGCTTCAAGCAGTTCGTCTCGAGCCATCATTCGCGCACGACGAACTGA
- a CDS encoding HAL/PAL/TAL family ammonia-lyase, whose product MAVIRTERPLNWRELAAVAAGEPLVLSEAARARIAAARVLVEQIVERGIRAYGVNTGVGALCDVIVSPSEQRALSRNILMSHAVGVGAPLGVAETRAIMAAAINNFAHGHSGVRLEIADQLVALLDAGYIPEVPAFGSVGYLSHMAHIALVCIGEGNVRHGSERISGRDALSRLGREPLVLEAKEGLSLINGTPCVTGLAALALARAERVLDWTDAIAAMSFENLRGQLAAFDADSLALRVSPGLNLVGERMRNALAESGILASVVGQRTQDPLSMRTIPHVHGAARDVLDATAEVVNRELASITDNPIVAGTPDAPRVYSQAHAVGASIALAMDSLATAIAQVAAMAERRLDRLVNPLVSGLPAFLAQPGGTCSGFMIAQYTAASLVAQNRRLAAPASLDGGITSGLQEDHLCHATPAALKALEIVDNTGRIIAIELLAAAQAYDLQTVDAPRAPHTDALWRRVRAIVPTYRDDRPLADDMAVAFRMIGEAAPPLPPASGDVPSTARADHAGFAAHAANDPTGAAPQAPQSAA is encoded by the coding sequence ATGGCGGTCATCCGAACCGAGCGTCCTCTGAACTGGCGCGAACTGGCGGCAGTTGCGGCTGGCGAGCCGCTCGTCCTGTCCGAAGCAGCGCGTGCGCGCATCGCGGCGGCGCGCGTGCTAGTCGAACAGATCGTCGAGCGAGGCATTCGCGCCTATGGGGTGAACACAGGTGTCGGCGCGTTGTGCGATGTGATCGTGTCGCCGTCGGAGCAGCGCGCACTGTCGCGCAACATCCTGATGAGCCATGCGGTCGGCGTCGGTGCGCCGCTCGGCGTGGCCGAGACGCGCGCGATCATGGCGGCCGCCATCAACAACTTTGCGCATGGCCACTCGGGCGTGCGCCTCGAAATCGCGGATCAGCTCGTCGCCTTGCTCGATGCGGGCTATATCCCCGAAGTGCCTGCATTCGGCTCGGTCGGTTATCTCAGCCATATGGCGCATATCGCGTTGGTGTGCATCGGCGAAGGCAATGTGCGTCACGGCAGCGAGCGCATCAGCGGGCGCGATGCGCTCAGTCGGCTCGGGCGCGAGCCGCTCGTGCTCGAAGCGAAGGAAGGTCTCAGCCTCATCAACGGCACCCCTTGCGTGACGGGTCTCGCGGCGCTCGCGTTGGCGCGGGCCGAACGCGTGCTCGACTGGACCGATGCGATCGCTGCGATGAGCTTCGAAAATCTGCGCGGACAACTCGCTGCGTTCGATGCCGATTCGCTCGCGCTGCGCGTGTCGCCCGGCTTGAATCTGGTCGGCGAACGCATGCGCAATGCGCTTGCCGAAAGCGGGATTCTCGCGTCGGTGGTCGGGCAGCGCACCCAGGACCCCTTGTCGATGCGCACGATCCCGCACGTGCATGGCGCCGCGCGCGACGTGCTCGACGCAACCGCCGAAGTCGTGAATCGCGAACTTGCGTCGATCACCGACAATCCGATCGTCGCGGGCACGCCGGATGCGCCGCGTGTGTATTCGCAGGCGCACGCGGTGGGCGCATCGATCGCGCTCGCGATGGATAGTCTTGCGACGGCCATCGCGCAAGTCGCGGCAATGGCCGAGCGGCGTCTCGACCGGCTCGTGAATCCGCTCGTGAGCGGCTTGCCCGCGTTTCTCGCCCAGCCGGGCGGCACATGTTCGGGTTTCATGATTGCGCAGTACACGGCCGCTTCGCTCGTCGCGCAAAACCGGCGGCTGGCCGCGCCCGCGAGTCTCGATGGCGGCATCACGTCAGGCTTGCAGGAGGACCATCTGTGTCACGCGACGCCCGCTGCGTTGAAGGCATTGGAGATTGTCGACAACACCGGCCGCATCATTGCAATCGAATTGCTGGCCGCCGCGCAGGCCTACGATCTTCAGACCGTCGACGCGCCGCGTGCGCCGCACACGGATGCGTTGTGGCGTCGCGTGCGCGCGATCGTGCCGACATATCGCGATGACCGTCCTCTCGCGGACGACATGGCCGTCGCATTCCGGATGATCGGCGAAGCGGCGCCGCCGCTGCCGCCTGCTTCGGGCGATGTGCCTTCGACGGCGCGCGCGGATCATGCGGGCTTTGCCGCGCATGCCGCGAACGACCCGACGGGCGCCGCACCGCAGGCGCCGCAATCGGCTGCATGA
- the hutC gene encoding histidine utilization repressor yields the protein MTINAHLETAEHQSAGARTTSGKTMPAYEQIKRYVIARIEEGVWKPGGLIPSEAELVKEFGVARMTVSRALRELTTERVLTRVQGSGTYVAPRRYESTVLEIRNIADEIAARGHRHSARVLTLESSDDPLALDALALAKGSVFHSRIVHYEENEPIQYEDRYVNPRVFPDYLNQDFTVETPNHYMVRLAPIQRADFRIYAQKPNAHVRRHLMMEIGEPCLMLQRRTWVGEHVATSVQLWHPASRFHLAGNV from the coding sequence ATGACGATAAACGCGCACCTGGAGACAGCGGAACATCAATCCGCCGGCGCACGCACGACGTCCGGCAAGACAATGCCCGCCTACGAGCAGATCAAGCGCTATGTCATCGCGCGAATTGAAGAGGGCGTGTGGAAACCGGGCGGGCTGATTCCATCGGAAGCCGAGCTGGTGAAGGAATTCGGCGTGGCGCGCATGACGGTGTCGCGCGCATTGCGCGAACTGACGACCGAACGCGTGCTCACACGCGTGCAAGGGTCGGGCACCTACGTCGCGCCGCGGCGCTATGAATCGACGGTCCTCGAAATCCGCAATATCGCCGATGAAATTGCAGCGCGCGGACATCGGCATTCGGCGCGCGTGTTGACGCTCGAATCGAGCGACGATCCACTCGCGCTCGATGCGCTGGCGCTCGCCAAAGGCTCCGTGTTCCATTCGCGCATTGTGCATTACGAAGAGAACGAGCCGATCCAATACGAAGACCGCTATGTGAATCCGCGCGTGTTTCCGGACTATCTGAACCAGGACTTCACGGTCGAAACGCCGAATCATTACATGGTGCGCCTCGCCCCCATTCAGCGTGCGGACTTTCGCATCTACGCGCAGAAGCCGAATGCGCACGTGCGCCGCCATCTGATGATGGAAATTGGCGAACCGTGCCTGATGCTGCAGCGCAGGACATGGGTCGGCGAGCATGTCGCGACGTCCGTGCAGCTATGGCATCCCGCTTCGCGGTTTCATCTGGCGGGGAACGTCTAG